The genomic stretch CTTTCCTTATCCGCGGGCTACGGGCTTTCCAAATACAGCGGCGATTTTTCGGACGGACTCGTCGATCGTGCGGCCGTTTTCCGCGGGGCTTTCGCGGTGCTGCCGGAACTCTCGGTCGGATTGGGCGCACAGGTCGGATCCCTGTCCTACACGCGGCGAAGCCGCAGGAACATGGAGGCCACATACGCGTATCAGTTCGGCACGGAGAACCTGATACGGCGCAGTTCCTCCTTCAGCGGTTTCCATGTGCTGCTGCAGTTCAACCTCTTCCCGCGCGGGTATCTGAACGGATACGTGCAGACGGGAGGCGGGGTCAGCTTCTACAAACCCGACGATTACGCGCAGGAACGCGTACGGCACCGCCCGAAAAAGGAAACGTTTGCGGCGTTGTCGATTCCCGCCGGATTCGGTGTGGACGTCTTTGTGTTCCGCAACATCGCGGCCAATCTCGAGTTCAGCTACCACTTCCTGTTCGACGATAATCTCGACGCCTTCTCGCCGGATGAGCTGCGCGACGCGCATCTGCGCGAGGTGGGCACGCAGCTCGGCGCTGCCGAGGAGTCCGAAGGAAATGACGGATATTTCACCTTGACACTCGGCGCAAAAGTCTTCCTCTTCGAAAACGACGACATCGACGGCGATCACCTCGTGAACGTCGAGGAGGAACGGCGGGGGACGAATCCGTACGATTCCGACACCGACGGCGACGGATTGACCGACTACGACGAGATCCTGAAACACGCCACGAATCCGCTCGACAAGGACAGCGACGGTGACGGACTCACGGACTATGTCGAAGTCGTAAAATATCGGACATCCGCATCCGAAAAAGATTCCGACGCCGACGGCGTCGAGGATGCCGAGGAAGTGCAGACGCTGCTCACCAATCCTCTCAACCGCGACAGCGACAGCGACAGTCTGAGCGACGGCAGGGAAGTGCTGCTGGCGACCAATCCGAATCTGCTCGACAGCGACCGCGACGGACTCGACGACTTCACCGAGGTGGAGCGCGCGCACACCGATCCGAAACTGCCCGACACCGACGGCGACGGGCTGCCCGACTTCGTCGAATACCGCGCGCATCACACGGATCCCCTGCGCCCGGATACCGATAACGACCTTCTGAACGACTTCGACGAAATCGTCAAACACCATACGAATCCGCTCGCGCCCGACACCGACGGCGACACGCTCGACGACTTCCAGGAAATCGCGTCGCGAAACACCGATCCGCTCAAGCGCGACACCGATGGTGACGGCATGACCGACGAGCGCGACGTGTGTCCGCGCGATCCCGAGACCTACAACGGTTTCCAGGACACCGACGGCTGTCCTGACACGGGTCCGAAGGACGCGAATCTCGCGCTCTCGTCAGGGCCCGGGGCACGGACACCTGAACGGGTGATCCGCGCGAGGTCGGCATCGGACACGATCCGTATCACCGAAGGGCAGATCATCACCCTCTTCGGCGTCAACTTCGAAGTGGACAAGGATATCATCCGTCCCGAATCGTATCCCATCCTCGAGGAGAATGCAAAACTCTTCACCGTGTTCCCGGAACTCGAGGTCGAGATCCGCGGGCATACCGATTCCGACGCCAGCGACGAATACAATCTCGATCTGTCCGACCGGCGCTCCATCTCGGTGAAGAATTTCCTCACCCGCCTCGGCGTCGATCCGTCGCGCATGCGCACACGCGGCTTCGGCGAGAGTTTGCCGCTCGTGCCCAACACCGACGCGTTCGGCAAGGCGCGCAACAGGCGTATCGAGTTTTACATACTGAGGTCGGGTCCGCGATCCCCCGACGCCGAGCGTCTGGTGCCCATCGATACAACACGCCAGATCAGCACGCCGCGATAAATCCCGCGCACCGAGGTTGTGAGTCTCATCTCACCGGAGGCGGGAATATCAGGGCCGGGAACCGTATTCCGTGTTGATCCGTGTGCTCAGCGGGACAATTTTTACGCACCCCACGGGCTCCGGCAATCCGCCAAGTCCCCATGTAAAACGGTAACGCGCGCGCCCGCCACCCCCCGGGGAGGCGCGCGCGTTTTAATGGACCATGAAGCGGCTCTGCGCAGAACCGCTGTTCGTCATGGCCTCGATAAAGTACACGCCCGGACGCATCGCCGCGCGTTCCAGCGGGAAGAGATGCGAGCCCGCGGTCAAAACGGCGTTGTCGAGCAGGACGGCGACAAGCCGTCCGTTCGTGTCGTATATCGTGAGTGTCACGGTCGCATCCGATACAAGCAGCACACGAACCGTCGCGTTGCCGCGCAGGACCGTGGGTGTGACATCCACCGCGTTGCCGGCGCTCGGCTTTGCAGCCACGGTCACAATGGGTGAGTAGTGCGCCGATCCGTCGCGGTCGATCTGGCGCAGACGGTAGCGCAGATCCAGGGCCCGCAACGAGAAGGGGAGCATCTCGACAAACGTGTACGAACGCGGGGAATTCGACGTGCCCGCCGCCTCGACGTTTCCGATCGCCGTCCAGTCCATCGCCGTGTTTGCGATCCGCTGCACCTCGAAGCCCAGACTGTTGCTCTCGGTGGCGGTGCGCCACGAGAGGTACACGGCATCGTTGCGGCGCTGCGCCGAGAAGGCGACAAGCTCGACGGGCAGCGGGGCCTCGAAGAAGAACTGGTTGCTCTTCCACGATCCCGCCACCGCGCTGGTGGTGGCATCAAAACGGAAGTAGCCGAGTGACTGGCTGTACACGCGCAGTCCGGAATACACGGCGTACGCGTCGAGGTCGAGTGTCACCGTCAGTAGACCCGTGGCATAGGACGCGGGATCGTAGGGGTTGAGTGTTTCGGCCGGATCGAGCGTCAGTGTGACCGTGGCACCGGGGATGTACACGGGATTCTCCCACACATCACGCAACTGCAGCATCGGCTGTATGGCAAGCGGCTGCCACATGTAATAATCGCCGGCGGGCTGTCGCGTCCACGTAAGGTGGTCGGGACCGCAGGCGGCGATGGTAAAGGCGTTTGTGACCGCCGTCGCGTAGCCCGTGGCCGCTCCCTCCAGCAGGTACACGCCGGTCTCCCGGATGTGGCGTCCCTCGAGAATCGCGACACCGTTCTCGAAGCCGGCGCCGACATCGATGAGTGTGTCGACAAAGCCGTTGCCCGGTGTCGGATCAGCGGTGAACGTCACGGGCAGTGAGGCGGGAAGGCCCACGGTGGTCGGATTACCCGCGCAGTCGACGGTCTTGAGCACGGGTTCGAAGTCGTCACATGCGGTGCGATCCTCGATGGGCGACATAAACGCGAGGTAGCCGCCGCTGCCGAAATCGCCCGGCGTGATTGTGAGAGACCCGAAGCTCGTGGTGTTTTCGACGATGCCGTTCAACACACCCGTGCCGGGATTGGTGGAAAGGCGCAGCATGTGCCGCGTCGAGCCGCCCGCGGAAATCACTCCCGTCGTCGGCCGCGCCTCGATGTTGCAGAAATAGATGTCGTCGGACTTGTTCGTGTTGGTGTTCGAGCTGAACGTCAGCACGATGGCCGTGGTTGTGACAACAAGGGCGCTGCTCATCGGAAGATTGATGTCGCCGGAATTGTCGAGATACACATACGACGGCTTTGCGACATTCGAACGGAACTCCCATCCCTGCGGCGCACTGATGATCAGTGTCACATCATTCTGATCGGCCGGGATGTCGTACTTGTTGGTCTCCGACAGCACAAAGGAAATGTAATTGCCCGCGGGCGGGACGTACGCGCGGTTCCCCGTGGGGACAATGGGCGCGTGTAATTCCGACCAGGTTCCGTTGCACCCGTAGGTCGCCGGAACAGTGAGCGATCCCGGATACACAATACACTCCTGGGCGGATGCGGCTATCGTCCATATATAAAACAGGCAGATACCAATCGTGGCTCTCATGATGTACTCCGTGACGCTGTGAACGGGACGGGCAATAGTTCACCGTCGCGCGGCGCGAGCCGCGTGGTGTTCCCGCCGCGACGGGCGGGAGGCATGACATTGCAGACCGAGGGTTGTGGGCACTCCGCAATCACGAACATTGCACGGCACATGTGCTGGGCGGGAGCAGACACACGCAAGCGCCCCCCCATTGGGAGCTTACGTACGTCGTGAGTGCAGTATTGGGATTGCGAGCACGAAGAATATATGGTGGTGAAATTGAAAAAGCAAGGAAAAAATCGTCGCAGTACTTTTTTCTGTTTTTTTGTGCGCAGCGGGACGCACTTTGGGACCTTCGCCGAGCCCGCCGCCGTACATTGGCGTTTGTCGCTGAGGCGCGGCGCCCTATTTTTCGGCAATGGAATACAACGGCAGGGCGGAGGTGATTGTGGTCGGCGCGGGGGCCGCCGGACTGTTGGCCGCGATCTTTGCGGCCGAAGCGGGCGCGGACACACTGCTCGTAGAACGCACCTCACAGGGAGGGAAAAAGATTCTCGCCAGCGGCGGCGGGCGCTGCAACATACTGCCGTCTGTCGCCGATGCGGCCGGCTTTACCACCGACTCCTCCAAAAACACGCTGCGCAACATACTGCTCTCGTTTCCGCTCGACGCGCAGCGGCGCTTCTTCGAGGAAACCGCGCGATTGCCGCTTGTGCTCGAGGAGGAGAGCGGCAAATACTTCCCGGCATCACATCGCGCGCGCGACGTGCGCGACGTATTGCGCCGTCTGGCGGCGGAGAAGGGTGTCTCTTTTCTCGGCGACACACGTGTCACAGATCTGCGCCGCGAGGGTGATTTGTGGCTCCTCGCGGTCGACAGCCGTCCCGATCCGCTGCGGGCACGCGCCGTGGTGCTGGCCACGGGCGGACTCTCCGTGCCCTCCACGGGGAGCGACGGATTCATTTTCCCCATCGCGCGGCGCCTCGGACTCGCCTGTATCGATCCCTATCCCGCGCTCACGCCGCTGTACGATGCGAGGCAGACGTTTGCCTCGCTCTCGGGCCTCACCATACTCGCGACCGTCTCCGCCACAAGGGGCGCGCACACGGCCCGCGCCACGGGCGGCTTCTTGTTTACACACCGCGGGTACTCCGGTCCGGCCGTGCTCGACGTGTCGCATGTGGTGGCGCGCGCGCGGCGCGCGGAGATGGAGACAGCGGCCGTGACCGTGTCGTGGCTCGGCAGGGACGAGGCCGGATGGAGCGGACTGTTCGAGACCGAACCCTCGCGCACCCTGCTCGGCGTCTTCGAGCGCGCGCTGCCCGCGCGGCTGGCCGCGGCGCTGCTGAATATCGGACGACTCGATCCGAAAAAGCGGCTCGCGCATCTCACGCGTGCCGAGAGGGCGTCGGCCCTGGCGCTGCTTGCCGCGTGTCCGTTACCCGTGAGCGGCACCGGCGGCTACGCGGTGGCCGAAGTGACCGGCGGCGGTGTGGCCCTCGGCGAGGTCGCGCCCAAAACCCTGCAATGCCGCGCCGTGCCCGGACTCTTCCTCTGCGGCGAATTGCTCGACGCCTTCGGCCCTATCGGCGGCCACAACTTCCAGTGGGCCTGGTCCACCGGCCGCGCCGCGGGTCTGGGTGCGGCGGGGCTGGTGCGGGGGTAGGGGGGGCATCCCTCGTGAGGGATAATTGACAAATATCCCTCATAGGGGATATTGCGGGTTTATCCCCTGCGGGGTATATTTCGGGTGAATCAAACAGCCGGAGATACTCATGCAGCAGTTTATTGCCACACCCGCGCAACTGGGAAGCGTGTTACGCGGATATCGCAGGGCGCGGGGGTTGACACAGGAGCGCGCCGCCTCGAAAGTAGGCATGCGTGCAAAGACCGTTTCCGCCATCGAAGGGGGGCAGGGAGCGGGTTCGAGTATCGAGACGCTGTTCAAACTCCTGTCGGCCCTTGATTTGGAACTGGTCATTCTGCCGAAGGGTGCACCCGCGGCCCCGGAGTGGTAAGCGATGGCGCGCCGGAACACGACACAAGCGCTGGATCTCTGGATGAACGGCGACCGAGTGGGACGCTGGTCGATTTCAGGCAACGGGACGCACCATCTCGCGTACGAAGCGTCCTGGATGTCGTCCGCTGCAGCGAGACCACTGTCGTTGTCGCTACCCCTGCAGGATCCCGGAGTGCCGCATCAGGGCGCGGTGGTGGAGGACTATTTTGAGAACCTCCTGCCAGACAATCGCACCATCCGAGAGCGAATTCAACGCCGCTTCGGCTTGCGTTCCACACGGGCGTTTGATCTGTTGGCCGAGATCGGGCGCGACTGTGCGGGCGCCGTACAAATTGTGCCAATGGATATGGCGCCTCCGGACGTCCGGCAGATAGAGAGCAGTGTGCTCAACGTGCACGACATTGCGCGCATCCTGCGCGGCATCCCGGCAGCAAACACACCCGGCTCACGAGGCACAGAACCGTTTCGTATCTCGTTGGCCGGCGCGCAAGAGAAGACCGCACTGTTGCGGCATCGTGGACGATGGCGGCTGCCGGCGGGCACGACGCCGACAACCCACATATTCAAACTCCCCATAGGCACAACCGGCGTGGGAGGAATCGATCTCTCGCAGTCGGTGGAAAATGAATGGATCTGCTCGCGCATCGTCCGTGCATACGGCCTCCCTATTGCGGAATGCAGCATGGAACGTTTCGAAGATGTATCCACGCTGGTGGTGACACGATTCGACCGCCGCGTCGCTGACGACGGCACATGGATACTCCGGCTTCCACAGGAGGATCTGTGTCAGGCATTCGGAGTTGCCCCGTCTGCAAAATATGAATCGGAAGGAGGGCCGGGAATAGAGCGGGTCATGAATCTGCTGCTCGGATCGAGCCGCGCGGATGAAGACCGGTTGACCTTTTTCCGGGCCGCCCTTGTCTTCTGGCTGCTCGCGGCCATTGACGGACACGCAAAAAACTTCAGCATCCATCTCGACGCGGGCGGCCGGTATCGACTTACGCCCCTCTATGACGTCCTCTCCGCGCACCCCTTCGTCGGGAGAGGACGGGGCAGGATCGCCGTTCAAGAGTTGCGTATGGCGATGGCGGTGATGGGACAGCACCGGCAGTATCATTGGCAACGAATTCTCCCGCGGCACTGGCGCGAAACAGCCCGGCGATGCGGACTGGGAAGCCGGATCGACTCCTTGTTGGATGAGCTTATTCGCCAAACACCGCGTGTCCTCGACGAGGTTGCGCACAACCTCCCGGACGATTTCCCGCAGTACATTTCCGATCCGATACTCAACGGCGTCCGCGACGCGGCACGCAGTATGGAACGAAACGCCTAGCTGTACCCGCGAGATGCCGCGTGCAGGGATGGTATCGTCCGCCGATTTCGCGTACGCCATCCTGGCAACGTTTCGAATTACCGGATGGTTGCCGTAGCGCTCAAATCCTTTTCGGTGAAATGGGTCGGCCGTTGTTTGTTGATCGCTCGGAGATCCTTATGGAAGAGGGCGACGATCTGTGTTGGCTCCGCCTCACTCTACAAGACCTTCAGGACTCGCACGCAGGCGGTATGTGCGCGGATGAAATACACACCGGGGCGCCAGGATGCCGTGGGGATGATGTGGCTGCCCTCGATAGTGCCGCGCCAGATTTCACGTGCCAGTGCGTCGGTGATGGACACGTCGCCGTGTACTCCGTCGAGTGTGATGTGACCCGCGGCGGGATTGGGGTACACCGTGAAGCGGGCAGGGCGGGACGGATCCTCCACGGCCGACACGGGCGGCAGCAGGGTGATCGACGTTTGGGCATCAATCGAAAAGGCGTCACGTGTGTCGGAAGTCACCGTGAGCCGCAGGGAGTGCACCGAGTTTCGCTCACATGGCGTGCGTGTTCACAGAACGACGAATTGGACAACCAAAAAGCTATCGTTTTGAGTGTACCGGATCAGAGCATCCAATCACTTTTCTCCCACTACTCAATGCAACTTCAAAAGCAGGGTCGGTCTGGTACCGGCTTGCTGCTGCTGAGCGAAATACACCCCTCCAGGTGCCTTTTCGCCAGCGCTATTCCGTCCGTCCCAATCCGCAAACTCACGTCCGTCGTCTATCTGCAGCTCCCGTACGACTCTCCCGAGAGCGTCGATGATGAGGAGCACGCGCGAGTGCCGAGTGGTGACCTGAATGGTCGTCCGGTCCACAAATGGATTTGGAGCTGCGGCCAAACCACTGTTCGATACAGGGGGTGGAGTGCTCGAAAGTATCGGGCCGCCGGATCGGTACACCGCGAGGCCCTGTTCTGTGCCAATCCACATGTTGCCTGCACGATCATGGAGCAGGCAGAGGATGTGGCCATTCGGAAGTCGAGAATTGCCGACAGTAAACGACGTCCATTGCCCGGCCGAGAGCATGGCGAGGCCGACATTTGTGCCGACCCACAGCCGCCCCGCCGCATCGTAGGTAGTCGATTCAACCCATGAAGCAGTCAGTCCGGTTTCGGTTCGAGTGACCACCCGTGGGTAATACGTATTGCGGGTCAGGACTCCGAGCCCATCAATTGTGCCGACGAATACTGTGTCGCCCAGGCCTCTACATACCGCCCACGCTGAGATGGAGTTGCGGAGCTGTATCGTAGCCGATCCGTCAAAAATCAGAACCCCACCGGATGTGGCCAGGATTATCCTATTGTCTTTATCGATGCATATATCGCGCGTATATCCCGGCTGAGGGAAGTTTGTGGTCCTGACGAAATCGTATTTTACGATGCCTGCCGTAGAGACGTACCAGATGTTCCCATCGTGATCGAGTGTCAGCGATTTAGCCCATGTGTCCCAGCGTTTTGACCACGAACCGGCCGTGTACACGAATATCGCTTGATCAGCGCAGACCCACAGCCGGCCGGCGGTGTCCACAACCATTCCAGTAATTTTGCGATACAGCGGCCCGAACATCGAGTCCAGCTTGAAGACCGTCCATCCAAACCGATCGACTCGTGCCAATCCGGCATCTGTTCCAATCCAGACGGCCCCGGCGGAGTCCATCACCATCGTGGTGATAATATCGCCAGGTAGCGGGGAGTTGGTCGAATAAAACACCTGCCAGTCCTCTGACTGTGCTCGCAGCACCGAAACGGAAACACCGACGGCGAAAAGTACCATCGCTGCGCAAGAGGTCTTCATGACCTGCTCCTTCGTTATTTCTGGCTAACTGTCGCCTGGGCCCGTCCCGAACACGCACGGACGTATCAACGAATGCCACGGACTTTGGAATGACCTGCCTTCTCGAAAACAGTACTGTCTGAACTATTCCACCCACATGCCTGGCACAAGTCCACACAGGACATGCTCCAAGGTTTTGTTCGCCCATGGGCGGTGAGAGAAGGGTAACCCGCTCCGAATCTACCGGTTTGTGGAACGGAAGTCAAGCGGCACGCGCCCGGCGACGTATCGCATGAACAGGTTTACACACGGTCGCCTCCGTCCTTCTCGTCACACGTCCCACACGCAGTCCGCACAGCGCACTACAAGACCTTCAGGACTCGCACGCAGGCGGTATGTGTGCGGATGAAATACATACCGGGGCGCCAGGAGGCCGTGGGGATGATGTGGCTGCCCTCGATAGTGCCGCGCCAGATTTCACGTGCCAGTGCGTCGGTGATGGACACGTCGCCGTGTACACCGTCGAGTGTGATGTGATCCGCGGCGGGATTGGGGTACACCGTGAAGCGGACAGGGCTGGACGGATCCTCCACTGCCGACACGGGCGGCAGCAGGGTGATCGGCGTCTGGGCATCAATCGAAAAGGCGTCACGTGTGTCGGAAGTCACCGTGAGCCGCACGGAATACACACCCGGCGCGAGGCCCGCGGTGTTCCACTCGCCGAGTGAGGCGTTGCGCGCTTCGCGGAACACCGTGTCCGCCAGCCGTGTCCACTGTGTTTCTCCCTGACGTTGATACGAGAGGACGTATTTCCGGAAATCGAACAGTGCGCTTATTGGTCCGCGATCGATCCACGCCGATCCGGTCACCGCGACGCGTTCTCCGACACGTGCCGAGGCGGCTGTGCCGATTTCCGCCAGCCAGGTGATGGAGCCCTCGTAGGGGACGGGCTCGCGCAGCAGACCCGACTGCACCACGATGAGGATGGATGTGCCGATGGCGCTCGCCGCGCCGTTGCTCAGCGCCGAGTAGGCGAAGACCAGCGCGCCGCTGCGCTCGGAGCGCACGGGGCAGGTGGCCGACGAAAAACCGTACAGCAGAAACGAAGTATCGGAGGCGAACAGGTAGCCGCCCGAGCCGTCCACCATCACCTTTTCGCAGGTCATCCGCGACGCGCCGAATGTGCCGATCTCGCCGAGTATACAACCCGTGACGTGTACGACGGAGCGGTCGAACGTGTACAGACTCCAGGTGCTCACGCGTGTGTTTTCGAGCAGCAGCGTCCTGTCGACAAGCGGCGCGGGAAACTGCGTATATGTGCTGTTGTTCACCAGTCCGCTCACGGCCGTCGAGTCGGCGCCGGTGAACCAGAGGCCGATGGCCCGTATAGCGGAGTTGCCGATCCGAATATCCGAAGCGGGGGCGGGCATCAGCGCCCACATGACGTTTGTGCAGCGTCTGAGCGAGGCGGTGTAGTGGATGTTGGCGAGTCCCGGTGTGCCCGCGCCGAATGTGGCACTGTCCACCGCGGCACCGTCGGGGAAGGATGTGTGGAAGGTCTGACCTGCCCCGACGCGGAACCACAGCAGCACCGTGTGCGCTTCGCGGAAATCGATACGTGTCTCGTCCTGCAGAATGAACTCGCCCGTCTCGTTGCAGGTGTCCACGGTCATGCTGCCGCGGCCCGAGAGTCCGCACGTGGTAAAGCCGCGCACTGTGACGGCGCGGTAGCGCACCGAGGCCGAGTCCGTGACGGCGAGCGAGTGCGACAGACTCCCGTAATCCAGCGTCGAGCGTTCGAACAGCGCGCTGCCTCCGCCGGCCACGATCATGGAGCGCTGATAGAAGTATTCCTGCGGGAAAAACAATGTGGAGTTCCGCACGACGAGCGCCGCCGATGTGCCCCACACCACCACATTCCCGTATATCGTACAGGAGGCGTTGTCGAAGATCAGCCGTCCCTGTCCGACAACGAGGATGGCGCCCGTGTGCTCCCACACCCCTGTGATACGCAGCGAGTCGCTGCCGGGACCGACGATGAGAGTGTCCCCCGGTGCAGCGAGCGTCCGCGCCTGCGGCAGCAACGGCGCGTGGGGGAGCAACCGCGTCGTATCCATTACTCTCGCCGCGTTGTCCACCCGCGACAGCCAGCCGCCGGACTTCACCGACGCCAGCACACCTTCCAACCCACGCAGCGCGGCCAAACCGGACAGCGACGGTGCGTCCGTACCCCGCGTTTCCACGCTCGGATTCGTGTGCGACGGCGTACCGTGCAACAGCAGCGGGGAGGCGGGCAGGGAAGGATGTTGGAATTGGGGAGTGCCGGAGGCGGCACACATCGGCAGTAGGAGAAGAATTGCGAGGAGCAGGACGCCGCAGGACCAATCGTCCCGGTGTGATGTGGAGAAGGGGTGCCGACTATCGTCCGATCTCATGCAAGATCCGTTTCGTGCGCGAGTGAGGAGGCGGGAGAACCGTGTGCCGCAAAGGTCGATGTTCCTTACTCGCGGATCAAGGGCGCCGCGGAAATCTCTGCCTCGGGCGCCGTGCGTTGCCAAAGGCGCCTCGTCGATGGCGAGCCGCGCGGCCGCACCTGCTGGTACCACGAGAACGGTCTTCTGAAGAACATCGTGCACCACACGGCCGTCCTCTCACGCAGCGATTATTTCAGCTTCCGCGAGGGCGGTACCCTACGCGCGGGACTAGCCACCCCCTTAGACGACCACGCCGGCATTCTCTACCGCCACACCTACCCAGGCGGCCGCCCGCGCTGGGAGTTGGCGGTACGAAACGGCCGTCCCGACGGTGATGAACGCGTGTGGGATGAGGACGGCACGCTGCTGCGCCACGACATGTGGGACGACGGATGGCTGCGCGAGGAGCGGGTGCGCATCTCTGAATAACACAGGCTGTATGGATCATGGGAACCGGCAGAATGGAAATGTACGCGCGACTTTAATATGGAGTTGCGACTTTCATTTTGGGGTTTCGTCTTTTTCCCGCTGAGTCCGCAGAGTTTGCGCGTTCGCGAGCGCGACAAGCGTCGGGACGGCGTTCACACGGAGAGCGCTGCGGACTTGAAGACGAGCACGTCGGGCACGCGCGGGACGGCGTTCGCTCAATCATCTCGTGCCCGTGGGGAGAGAGAAGCCGAGACGAGGTTAACAGACGACTGTCGGTTTCCGGGATCGTGACCCAATGATCAACTGTCCCACGCGGGGCGGGACTGTTGATGATCGGGGCGCTGTCCCGCGAGGGCTGCGAACGGGCACCCACGTTGGCACGTTGCGCGCGCAGTCTGCCGGTCCCGCGTATGGCGCGAGTCGCGGGCAACGGCGCGCACGTCGGCCTGCCCTGCGCGCCGGGGGGTGGACCAGTAAGTCGGGAGAGTCGAATCTCATCCCTACTCGACGTGATATGCCTCGCTCAGCGCGCTGAGCGTGACGATCGCCGGGGCGGTTGCATCCTCGGGATCGCGCGCTAGCGCGCCGTCAAGGACGCGCACGTGCGTCCCCGTCTTGAACTCCTTGGGGTGTTGGAGCCGCAGTAGCGCCGCCGTCTTCGCCGGTAGGTCACGCGCGCGCACGACCACCGCGTCCCAACTCGTCGGTCCGTGCCGCCCGGTGATCTTCAACTCGACATCCCCGAAGTGGCCGTCGTCCGAGACGACTTGCACGGCGTTTCCCCAGTACGAGTCGCAGAGCTGGCGCACACCGCAGTAGCGACACGACTCGGTGTTCGGGCGTGCCGAGGGAGGGCGCGCGGCCAGCGCGGCCTCCGCGGTCTGTCGGCGCTCAAAGAGCTCTCGACCTAGATCGTCGATCTCCGATGCACTCGGCGGGGGCACGTCAACGTCCTGGCTCTCGTACGCGAGCACGAGCCGCTTCACCACCCGACCTGACGGGTTCAGCTCGTCGTCGAGCCGCCACATCACCGCGTACACGCGGACCTGGAACTTGTGCGTCTCGTCGGCAGCCCCCGTCTTGAAGTCGGTGATCTCGCATGCGCCATCGTCGAGGACGAGGAGGTCGAGCTTCGCCTTCCACCCGATGCTCTTCGCGCGCACCTCAATCTCTGGGTACGTCCCGTTCAAGAGCGGGAGCCGTGGCGGCGGACTGCTCGACTTCGGCGACGACGGGGCGGTAGGGACCAGCACGCCCTTCGGCAACCGGAGGCGGCTCAGCATCGACTGCACGCGCGCGCGAAGCGCGGGCACTTGGCCGCGCAGGGTCCGCTGCGCGTGCTCCATCAGCACGCCCGCGCGCGGGTTGTCGACGAAGCGCTTGAGGAGACGCTTCACGCACTCCTCCACCACCCGCGTGTATCCGCCGAGTTCTCGTAGCACCTGCGGTGCGTTCGGATCACCAATGGACGGCACGCCCGCGCTCGCGAGATGCTTCGTGATGATCTCGAGTGCTAAGTGGACGACGCTGCCAGCAAGCGCAGCGACCTGGAGCTTCGGCGGGTAACCGCGCCCGCTCCAAAGCTCAGGGTACTCAGCGGCGCTCAGCGCCCAGCGTCTCGGGCACTCCTCGATCTCCGCGTGCGTCGACACGCTCATCTCCGCGGGCGCAGCGGGCCATGTTGCCGGTGTGACGACGCGCCAGTGCGTATTCTCGTTCGCGCTCACCGCGTCCCCCTTCAGCCGAGCTTCTC from Ignavibacteriota bacterium encodes the following:
- a CDS encoding OmpA family protein; translation: MKGLCLVVGIFITGIVAHAQTALEYPGRPRYPDGLLSLSAGYGLSKYSGDFSDGLVDRAAVFRGAFAVLPELSVGLGAQVGSLSYTRRSRRNMEATYAYQFGTENLIRRSSSFSGFHVLLQFNLFPRGYLNGYVQTGGGVSFYKPDDYAQERVRHRPKKETFAALSIPAGFGVDVFVFRNIAANLEFSYHFLFDDNLDAFSPDELRDAHLREVGTQLGAAEESEGNDGYFTLTLGAKVFLFENDDIDGDHLVNVEEERRGTNPYDSDTDGDGLTDYDEILKHATNPLDKDSDGDGLTDYVEVVKYRTSASEKDSDADGVEDAEEVQTLLTNPLNRDSDSDSLSDGREVLLATNPNLLDSDRDGLDDFTEVERAHTDPKLPDTDGDGLPDFVEYRAHHTDPLRPDTDNDLLNDFDEIVKHHTNPLAPDTDGDTLDDFQEIASRNTDPLKRDTDGDGMTDERDVCPRDPETYNGFQDTDGCPDTGPKDANLALSSGPGARTPERVIRARSASDTIRITEGQIITLFGVNFEVDKDIIRPESYPILEENAKLFTVFPELEVEIRGHTDSDASDEYNLDLSDRRSISVKNFLTRLGVDPSRMRTRGFGESLPLVPNTDAFGKARNRRIEFYILRSGPRSPDAERLVPIDTTRQISTPR
- a CDS encoding T9SS type A sorting domain-containing protein, which encodes MRATIGICLFYIWTIAASAQECIVYPGSLTVPATYGCNGTWSELHAPIVPTGNRAYVPPAGNYISFVLSETNKYDIPADQNDVTLIISAPQGWEFRSNVAKPSYVYLDNSGDINLPMSSALVVTTTAIVLTFSSNTNTNKSDDIYFCNIEARPTTGVISAGGSTRHMLRLSTNPGTGVLNGIVENTTSFGSLTITPGDFGSGGYLAFMSPIEDRTACDDFEPVLKTVDCAGNPTTVGLPASLPVTFTADPTPGNGFVDTLIDVGAGFENGVAILEGRHIRETGVYLLEGAATGYATAVTNAFTIAACGPDHLTWTRQPAGDYYMWQPLAIQPMLQLRDVWENPVYIPGATVTLTLDPAETLNPYDPASYATGLLTVTLDLDAYAVYSGLRVYSQSLGYFRFDATTSAVAGSWKSNQFFFEAPLPVELVAFSAQRRNDAVYLSWRTATESNSLGFEVQRIANTAMDWTAIGNVEAAGTSNSPRSYTFVEMLPFSLRALDLRYRLRQIDRDGSAHYSPIVTVAAKPSAGNAVDVTPTVLRGNATVRVLLVSDATVTLTIYDTNGRLVAVLLDNAVLTAGSHLFPLERAAMRPGVYFIEAMTNSGSAQSRFMVH
- a CDS encoding aminoacetone oxidase family FAD-binding enzyme encodes the protein MEYNGRAEVIVVGAGAAGLLAAIFAAEAGADTLLVERTSQGGKKILASGGGRCNILPSVADAAGFTTDSSKNTLRNILLSFPLDAQRRFFEETARLPLVLEEESGKYFPASHRARDVRDVLRRLAAEKGVSFLGDTRVTDLRREGDLWLLAVDSRPDPLRARAVVLATGGLSVPSTGSDGFIFPIARRLGLACIDPYPALTPLYDARQTFASLSGLTILATVSATRGAHTARATGGFLFTHRGYSGPAVLDVSHVVARARRAEMETAAVTVSWLGRDEAGWSGLFETEPSRTLLGVFERALPARLAAALLNIGRLDPKKRLAHLTRAERASALALLAACPLPVSGTGGYAVAEVTGGGVALGEVAPKTLQCRAVPGLFLCGELLDAFGPIGGHNFQWAWSTGRAAGLGAAGLVRG
- a CDS encoding helix-turn-helix transcriptional regulator, whose amino-acid sequence is MQQFIATPAQLGSVLRGYRRARGLTQERAASKVGMRAKTVSAIEGGQGAGSSIETLFKLLSALDLELVILPKGAPAAPEW